GAGGCCCGGGACGCGCAGCGCCAGCACATCCCCGCCGCGGCGCTGGAGGCCCTGGGGGGCGTGGAAGGCGCGCTGGCCCGGCACGCGGACGCGGTGGTCGCCCGGCTCCGCCCCGAGCAACGGCCTCGCGCCCGAGACATGCTCCTGGAACTGGTGACGCCCGAGGGCACCCGCGTGCGCCGCACCCAGGAGGAGCTGCTGCGAGGCGACGCCGACGACACCGGGCGCGCGGTGTTGGATGGACTGGTGCGAGGCCGGCTGCTCACCGCGGGCGAGGCCGAGGACGGCGACGGCGTGTACACGCTGGCCCACGAGAGCCTCGTCACCGGCTGGGACACCCTGCGCGGCTGGCTGGGGCAGGACGAACAGCGCCGGGCCGCGCGCATGCGGCTGGAGCGCGCCGCCGCGGAGTGGGTACGGCTGGGACGTCCCCCCGAGCTGCTCCATGGGGCCCGCCAGCTCGCCGAGGTCCGGGCCGCGGGCCTCACCCACGTGGACGGGGCCCGTGAGCGCGAGTTCCTCTTCCGCTCGCGGGCGACCGTGCGTCGGCAACGCGTCACCCGCTGGCTGGCCGTCGCGCTGGTGCCCCTGGTGCTGGGAAGCGTGGTGGCCGTCACCCGCGTGCAGGCCCGGGCGCAGTTGGAGGCCCGCATCAACCGCCACCTGGATGAAGCCCAGGCACAACACGACGCGCTGGGCGGCCACCTGGCCGAACTGGGACAACGGACCACCGAGGCCTTCGCCCTGTTCGACACCCCGGGGCCCCAGAACCGCGAAGCGGCCGAAGCCAGGTGGACCCAGGCATTGAAGGCCCGGCAAGCGGTGGAGCAGACCGCGCTGCGCGCCATGTCGGAGCTGGAGGCCGCCTGGGGACTGGCGCCTGGGAATCCCCGAGTGAGCCCACTCATGGCGAGCCTGCTGGTGACGCGCGTGGAGCTCGCGGAGCAGGAGCGGCAACCCGAGCAGCACGCGCAATGGCTCGCACGGCTCACGGCGCATGACGCCCTGGGTGAGCTGAAACAGGGCCTGACGGCCCCCGCGCGCCTGACGCTCACCAGCAAGCCCTCGGGGGCCCGCGTGCGGCTGCTGGAGCCCACCCCCGAAGGGGCGTTCCACCCGGGACGCGACCTGGGCCAGACACCGCTGCGGGAGGTGGCGCTGCCAGCGGGTTCCCACCTGTTGGTGGTGGAGGCACCGGGCCGGTTCCCAGTGCGCGTCCCCGTGATGCTGGCCTTCGGCGAGTGGCTGGCGTTGGACCTGCCCCTCCCGGAGGCCGCGGCGGTCCCCGAGGGCTTCGTGTACATCCCCGCCGGACGCTTCCTCCAAGGCGCGTCGGAGAGCGAATACCTGCGGCGCGCCTTCTTCTTCGCGCCGCCGCTGCACGCCGTCGAGACGGGCGCGTACCTCATCGCGAAGCACGAGGTGACGTTCGCGCGCTACATCGCCTTCCTGGAGACGCTGCCTCCCGAGGAGCGCGCCGCGCGGATGCCGGGCTCGCGCCGCCGCCTCACCGTGGTGGACCTGGCGCAGGAGCCAAAGGGCCGCTGGCGGCTCACCCTGCGCCCCGCGTCCGCCAGCTACAGCGTGAGGGACGGAGAGCCGTTGCGCTACGGCAAGCGGAGCCGCCGCCAGGAGCAGGACTGGCTGCGCTTCCCCGTGTCCGCCGTGTCCTTTGACGACGCCCTGGCCTACACCGCGTGGTTGGACCGCACCGGTCAGGTGCCGGGCGCGCGCCTGTGCACGGAGCGGGAATGGGAGCGGGCCGCGCGAGGCGCGGACGGACGGCGCTACCCGTCCGGGGACTGGCTGGCACCAGACGACGCCAACCATGACGCCACCTATGGCCGGGAGCCCTGGGGCTTCGGCCCCGACGAGGTGGGCAGCCACCCGCGCTCGCGGAGCCCGTTCGGCGTGGACGACCTGGTGGGCAACGTGTGGGAGTGGACCCGCTCCGACGTGGACCCGGAGAAGCCGTCCGCCCAGGGCGGCAGTTGGTACCAGAGTGACCTGACGGCCCACACCGCCAACCGGGAGCGCGTGGAGCGCACCCAGCGCGAGGCCCTCATCGGCTTCCGAGTCTGCGCCACGCCGCGCCCCTGAGCGCGCGCAGGAACGGCCGGCAATCCCTGCCGCTCCACCGGCAATCATTGCCGTCCATCGACGCCAGCCCCCAGGCGCCTGTCGGAGCTGCCTGCAAGTCCTGCAAGGCCATGGGAAGCGCGGGCCCATGGCACGGCGGATGCTCTGTCATTCCACATCCCACGATGACTGAGGTGCCCCACATGAAGCTCCGCCTCCGACTGCTCCCACCGTGTCTTCTCGGCGTGCTGCTCGCGGCCTGCGGCCCCACCCTGGATGACGTCGAAGCGCCCCTGGCCCAGCAAGCCTTCGCGGGTGACGAGGACGACCCTGACTCCCACTCCCAGGGCACCCAGCTCCACGCCGCCCCCGTGCGCGCCGTGCAGTACGACAACGCCCTCGTGCGACACGACGGCGCCCACCGGGAAGCCCGCCTCCTGTTGAAGGCCGGCGGCATCGTGGCGGTGATGCCCCTCATCGTGAATGGGAGCACGCGCAGCCTCCAGCGCTGCTCGCCCACGGGAAGCCCGCCCACGGGCGAGACTCGGAACTGTGGCTTCATCCTGGATGGACAGGGCGTCTGTACGCCGGGGACCCGCGTCAACCTCGTGGGCGGCAATAGCAACTCCACCCGCGACCGGTGCGAAGGCGCGCCCGTGCTCCGGGTCTGCTCCGGGGAGGCGCCCTGCGAGCACCTGGGCCCGGGCTATCTGGCCTCTGGCAACAGCACCTTCTCGATGAACGCCTGTCCCGCCGTCGAGTTCGTCTGCCCCGACAGCGGCGTCTACACCGCGCTCGCGGGCCCCGCCGCCCCCTTCACCTCCTGGACGATGGAGGTGTCGGCTCGCAAGGGCACCTACCCCACGACCCACAAGATGATGAAGGGCGAGGAGCTGACGGGCGCTCGGCTCTACCAGGGCGCGACGACCTCCGCGCAGCCCTGGCTGGACATCGTGGACGTCGTCAACGCGCGCGAGAACCCCGTCTCGGAGGGCTCCGGCGCATGGGACCCGTCCGGACAAACGTACCTCTACCAGGTGCGTTACACGCCCAGCGGCGGCACGGCCTCCGTGCCCCTGTGCTCCCTGGGCGCGAACTGGGCCGTGCCGGTGAAGGGCCTCTTCAACCTCCAGGGCGCGCGGACGGAGAGCACCTCCAGCTTCACGCTGGGCTGCGACGCGGGCGTCATCGCCAAGTGCTACCGCTGGGGCTACCAGCCGTGGCGTGACGGCGCGCAGCCCGGCCCCATCACCGAGGCGCACTGGTCCTGCACCCGCATGGCGCGCGCCGACTACTGCGGCGTGGGCACGTCCTTCACCCAGGACGGCACGCGCATCCGCCCCTGGGACGCGCTGACGCCGGCCATCATCGCCCCGCCCGAGCCGAACACGAGCCCGGAGGACCTGACCTTCGAGGCGGGCTGGAACACGACGGGCCCCACGTGCCTCAGCCACCTGCGCTGGCAGCACCTGACGGCGTCCTGCGTGCCGCTCAATCCGCCCATCTACGACGCGAACGGCAACATCGTGAATGACTGCCGGGACCCGAACACGCCGTATGGCCCGGGCAAGTGCGCGGAGATTTGCGACACCGCCGAGGAAGCCGCCTTGTTCTACGGCAGCCGCGTCTTCAACAACTCCGCCATCAACACGCTCTGAGGGGGCGTCACTCCCCGGCGAGGTGGTCCCAATCCGCCTCGTCCTGGAACACCTGGACCGCCCACCGCTCGCACACGGCCCGGTGCGAGCGCGCGGCGGCGCCCCCCACCCAGACGGGCACCTTGGCGGGCAGCGCCTGCATCACCTGCGACAGCGCAGCCTCGAAGTCCGCCTCGCCCCGGTTCATCACCGTCGACAGGCCCACGAAGTCCGGCCGCAGCGCCGCCACCGTGCGGCCCAAATCGGTCGCGGGGACCCGCTGCCCCAGCAGCGTCACCCGCACGCCCAGGTGCCGCAGGCGCAGCGCGGCGCCCAGCAGGCCCATCTCGTGCTCCTCGTCCGGAAAGCACGCCAGCACCGCGTGCCGGCGCCGCCCCTGGGGCGCCGCGTGGAGCAGGCTCACCAGCCGC
This genomic window from Myxococcus hansupus contains:
- a CDS encoding ADYC domain-containing protein, which encodes MKLRLRLLPPCLLGVLLAACGPTLDDVEAPLAQQAFAGDEDDPDSHSQGTQLHAAPVRAVQYDNALVRHDGAHREARLLLKAGGIVAVMPLIVNGSTRSLQRCSPTGSPPTGETRNCGFILDGQGVCTPGTRVNLVGGNSNSTRDRCEGAPVLRVCSGEAPCEHLGPGYLASGNSTFSMNACPAVEFVCPDSGVYTALAGPAAPFTSWTMEVSARKGTYPTTHKMMKGEELTGARLYQGATTSAQPWLDIVDVVNARENPVSEGSGAWDPSGQTYLYQVRYTPSGGTASVPLCSLGANWAVPVKGLFNLQGARTESTSSFTLGCDAGVIAKCYRWGYQPWRDGAQPGPITEAHWSCTRMARADYCGVGTSFTQDGTRIRPWDALTPAIIAPPEPNTSPEDLTFEAGWNTTGPTCLSHLRWQHLTASCVPLNPPIYDANGNIVNDCRDPNTPYGPGKCAEICDTAEEAALFYGSRVFNNSAINTL